The region TATCCGATTCTCATATTTTTACACTTGTTAAACTTATCAGAGTATAAATGGCAAGGATAGATGTGTAGAGTgaagaaaaactgtttttttttttttttttttttttcaggaaatGAAGTTGTTACAGTCAAGACCCCTGCATTTGCTGAGTCTGTCACAGAGGGGGATGTGAGGTGGGAAAAAGGTAACTCATAATTGACAAAACACGCAATAGGTACTTTCCATTACGAGATGAAACAGATGCTTAAACTGTTTTGTAATTACAGCTGTTGGAGACACTGTCTCTGAAGATGAGGTGGTGTGTGAAATTGAGACTGATAAGGTAAACCTACTGATTTTACTCATGTTTGCAGTTACATTTCTTAGTTTTTCACCAGACAAATCACAAAGATATGCACCATTTCTGTTGTCTACTtaacttttctttctctgcgtTTTCAGACATCAGTACAAGTTCCCTCTCCTTCTGCTGGAGTGATTGAGGAGCTTTTGGTCCCAGATGGGGGGAAGGTTGAAGGAGGAACACCACTTTTCAAGCTTAGAAAAGGAGGTCTCATGGACTAGATTTTTACTAAAAACAAAGGCTTAAAATGTCACCTTTAAGCCTGTGGTGTTCTAACTTTTTTCTGTCTATCTCTTTAGCGGGTGCTCCCAAAGCTGCAGGAGCACCGAAAGCCGAGGCCCCGGTTGCTGCAgcccctccaccaccttctgcTGCCCCACCTCCCCCTCCTCCATCAGCTGTGGGACCCATTCCGACCACCATGCCCCCTGTGCCAACCGTGCCAGCACATGCTatggccaccaaaccaggttaGTTGACACCAGACAGTCTGTGTAATTTGAGAACTGGTTTGTTTGATGTCTGTGTTCTTGACCtttaaccagtactcgagttgtaaaaaaaaatcaggggggatggtggattttatcatatagggacaaataatttgtgctgattacaaataatataatatattacaaataatagcactgaccaaaacacctgcagaaatactgcaggaatgacatagcagcagttttctgaacttatcaatatgcgtttacaggataagtcaaatttagtttctagttgaaatgtctcattttagtaaaaaaaatcttattacacttaaaacaagactcatcactggaaaaaacaatttttatgcttgtaatgagaagataaatattgtcccactggcagatttttcaagtatttcaagtgaaaatttacttgaaacaggtgaaaattgtcaaataagttatttttctggtgttatttttctggtgatgactctaaatgtttaaatagcagtaataccacattcattgatgaaattacataagggatggaaaggggggatggcagttttacaggggggatgattttgaccgtttttatttcaggggggatgccatcccccctcatcccccctcaactcgagtactgcctttAACGATACTATTTGTCACTGGTTGGCATTTTATAAAGGTATACGTAGAAGTACTGACTGATTCTCTCCTCTTCGTTGTCATAGTTTCAGCCATCAAACCCACTGCTGCCCCATCGGCACCAGCACACGGGGAGGGTGGGGCTAAAGCGGCAAGGACGGAGAGCAGGGTAAGCGTACAAGTCAAAAGATATTTACCTCTATGTAATGACTTAAAAATCTCTTTAATGCTCTTCTATGTTTACTAAGGCTGAaaacttagatttattttttgtttttacttatttattttgtagGTTAAGATGAACCGCATGAGGTTGAGAATTGCTCAGAGACTGAAAGAAGCCCAAAACACCTGCGCTATGCTGACGACATTTAACGAGGTCGACATGAGGTAGGAAATACTCAATTAGCTGACCTACAAAATGAAGCCCTCACTGCTATTTTagattatatatgtatatgtgcaaCCTGCTTCCCTACATTAACACATACAAGTAGTATATCGACTGAAGATGAAAGACACTCAAGCACTGTTCAAGTCTTTACTCATGTGCAATCACACTAAAGTCTATATgttctgtatgtaaataaagctGAAAAAAGTGCAAGTAATGTATATATCACTGTTAAAAGCCAAAACAACACTTCCACAAATGGTTATAGATTGGAATCTGTCCAATAGGAAAAGCTTTTTGAAACCCGATATCCTGTTAAACACTGGAATGTAAATATTTGGTTGTAATTACATCTAAAACGAAGATAAGAATTGTtaaaacaagttttattaattTACATGGAAATATTATTGTCTGCACTTGCCCTCCATCCTGAAGAGGACACTTTGAGAATTTCTTTTCCCCGCAAATGTGTGGTGTCAGCTTTCTGCTATTCAGGGTTTTCTATGTATCCTAATTGGATTGGCATTGATGGTCTGGAGGAAGACTTCCCAGGCAAGGGCTCATCTGGAGCTGAAGGAACTAGTCAGAACAGGAGGCTGGAGCATCTGcaggggcccacagagacctgCGCTCTGAGTGGAAGAGCTGCCTCAACCGATATGGGCTTTTATGACAGCCCAATAAGATTTACAGGCCCTAGAAAGTGAAGATTTTTATCGCTTCTTCTCTCCTTTCTCGGAGAGTCTGTGTCTTGGGAGGGGCTAATTATGTTAGCGGAGAAACCCTAGAGCTTCAACAGGGTTAGAGACaggaaaacaaacaattaaaaagaGAGATACAAGAGAAAAATGAGCAATAGGGAAACAATTAGCAGGCCAGTTTCAATAGCTTTATTCAGCACCATGTGCAGCAGAAATATTTTATAGCCAtcaaaaaatatgatttttcccATCGATGAATGACTTTGTTTTGAgtgattgtattttttttattttttttcaacattaaaagGTTTAATAAAAGCCTTGACGATAAGTTCAGCTAATTTAAACCAGATACAACACgttgtgttttgtctttttagCACAGATCAATGCACATAATCATGAGACACACACATTATGATAAACTTCAGGGCAAACTTGATGATTTTTCATGAAAATAGGAGGTGGAGAAATAGGTTTTAGTTGGCATCTTTAAATTTTTCCAGAAAACCCCAAgaaaatgtgtgttgtaatcAAAAGATTAAATTCTATTTCATGATTCTAAAATATTGATGTTATTGACCTTTTGTGTATTTTAGGACCATTGATATTTTCTCTTTGCGTAATGTACACTAACCTCTCGATTCAATCTTACTTTGTTGCCTTAGTGCTAGCTAAGTAATTTAGTAATACAGTTTCTCTGTTTTCCCACAGCAACATCTCAGAGATGAGGAAGGCGTACAAAGATGCCTACCTGAAAAAGCATAACGTCAAGTTGGGCTTCATGTCTGCGTTTGTGAAGGCTGCTGCTTACGCTTTAACAGACCAACCTGCTGTCAATGCCGGTACAAAGTTAACCTTAAGAGACTGAAACCTGAAATTTGTGGTGAAGTTTGTATCTGTGAGCTGCGTCTTTGCATGTCTGGTATGATTTTTCAGATGGGTATATCAGGCAAAGACGACACTTTTAAGTTTCAGTATCTTGCACTGCTCAACCTCAAAACCAGCACTGACTTATTTACTTCCTTTAGAGTACCCTGACCTATTTAGATAGACCACAGTAAAATGGAGGTGGTCCATGTTCAGGCTTTCTAAAGATCTATAATGGTCTGCGGGTTTTACTTGCTGGGTCTCTTCACTTATATGTGATGGGAAGTGGTTTACAAgaaaataaccttttttttttttggggtggcaCATTTTCctatgatttaaaatttaatgtaccaaataattatttatattacatTGATGTGTTTTCAGTAATCGATGACACAACCAAAGAGATTGTGTACAGGGAATACGTTGACATCAGTGTGGCTGTGGCCACGCCGAAGGTGAGATAAATGGGTTCTATTATACTGAATACAAGTCCTtgatt is a window of Cololabis saira isolate AMF1-May2022 chromosome 16, fColSai1.1, whole genome shotgun sequence DNA encoding:
- the dlst gene encoding dihydrolipoyllysine-residue succinyltransferase component of 2-oxoglutarate dehydrogenase complex, mitochondrial; translated protein: MLSHSRCLTRNFSRSLSAIRQGNNVLAGRATAALSTSPSVIFNNVKYNPRSNVFQIQYFRTSVAYRNEVVTVKTPAFAESVTEGDVRWEKAVGDTVSEDEVVCEIETDKTSVQVPSPSAGVIEELLVPDGGKVEGGTPLFKLRKGAGAPKAAGAPKAEAPVAAAPPPPSAAPPPPPPSAVGPIPTTMPPVPTVPAHAMATKPVSAIKPTAAPSAPAHGEGGAKAARTESRVKMNRMRLRIAQRLKEAQNTCAMLTTFNEVDMSNISEMRKAYKDAYLKKHNVKLGFMSAFVKAAAYALTDQPAVNAVIDDTTKEIVYREYVDISVAVATPKGLVVPVIRNVEGMNFTDIEKAINLLGEKARKNELAVEDMDGGTFTISNGGVFGSMFGTPIINPPQSAILGMHGIFDRPVAIGGKVEIRPMMYVALTYDHRLIDGREAVTFLRKIKAVVEDPRVLLLDM